A window of Pirellula sp. SH-Sr6A contains these coding sequences:
- a CDS encoding phage portal protein → MGNWITRTLSRAASWVSRSLEDPSQPVTVDSLLADSGESFVGDAGATVTASKALGYAPLHQAVSMISGDCAKLPLNVYRRTDMGRTVATDHPVQRVVHRYGMANEEINSYKFWRRHFACALLWGNAYAWIDRSNRGDVVGLYQLLPDRTWLERVNGVLVCRTQTQRGTRTFSKDDILHLEGLSIDGIAGAHVIRCFRQDFSIALAAKQFESRFFKNNMSAGGILQVKQGTNPNKVKKTQKEIDEKFAGSDKAFKTLVIRDAMQWISTQVDPQKAQLPQLKEDQVREVARMYNLPPSRLGLKDSVSHNSLEADKQNYHDGALSHWLVGNAAECTTKLLTQEERDAGMYIENNINALLWADALTRNTIAITGIQSGRFSPNETRGWENYDSYEGGDTKYIPLNLQAIEPGVSAETGFRSRRRKRTSRVHSSHGTAYRALLEEAFGRAINRICIRSDRNKPLEEDRQNVVAIVENVMRNVSALVGSTYANEANEWFDSLLGLDASSLRVHAEASSREWIDKLLKGEKP, encoded by the coding sequence ATGGGAAACTGGATTACAAGAACACTAAGCCGAGCGGCTTCTTGGGTTTCGCGTTCCCTCGAAGATCCTAGTCAACCTGTGACGGTCGATTCATTACTCGCCGATAGCGGTGAATCATTCGTTGGTGATGCGGGCGCAACGGTCACCGCATCGAAAGCACTGGGGTATGCGCCACTCCACCAAGCTGTTTCGATGATCTCAGGGGATTGTGCGAAGCTTCCACTCAATGTTTATCGTCGGACTGACATGGGGCGCACGGTTGCCACTGACCATCCAGTGCAACGCGTTGTCCATCGTTATGGGATGGCGAATGAAGAAATCAATTCCTACAAGTTTTGGAGACGGCATTTCGCGTGTGCTTTGCTTTGGGGTAACGCCTACGCTTGGATCGACCGAAGTAACCGCGGAGATGTGGTCGGACTCTACCAACTGCTCCCTGACCGGACTTGGCTGGAGAGAGTGAACGGAGTACTCGTATGCCGAACCCAAACCCAACGCGGTACCCGGACCTTTTCGAAGGACGACATTCTTCACCTCGAGGGACTTTCGATCGACGGTATCGCTGGGGCCCACGTGATCCGATGCTTCCGGCAGGACTTCTCAATTGCTCTGGCAGCTAAACAATTCGAATCACGGTTCTTTAAAAACAATATGAGCGCGGGCGGTATCCTGCAGGTGAAGCAGGGGACCAATCCCAACAAAGTCAAAAAGACTCAGAAGGAGATCGACGAGAAATTCGCGGGGTCAGACAAGGCATTCAAAACACTGGTCATTCGCGACGCAATGCAATGGATATCAACCCAAGTCGATCCACAAAAAGCACAGCTGCCGCAACTGAAGGAAGACCAGGTTCGCGAAGTTGCGAGAATGTACAACCTCCCTCCGTCGAGGCTGGGCCTGAAGGACTCGGTGAGCCACAATTCTCTCGAGGCGGATAAACAAAACTACCACGATGGGGCGTTGTCCCATTGGCTCGTTGGCAACGCGGCCGAATGCACCACCAAACTTCTAACTCAAGAGGAACGTGATGCAGGAATGTACATCGAAAACAACATCAATGCGTTGTTGTGGGCGGACGCGCTGACTCGAAATACCATCGCCATCACCGGTATTCAGTCGGGGCGATTCTCGCCAAACGAAACGCGAGGCTGGGAGAACTACGACAGCTACGAGGGTGGCGACACCAAGTACATCCCACTAAACCTACAGGCGATCGAACCGGGCGTTTCCGCGGAAACGGGTTTCAGGTCTCGACGCCGCAAACGCACTTCTCGCGTCCACTCATCTCACGGTACCGCATATCGAGCTCTCCTCGAGGAGGCTTTTGGTCGAGCGATCAATCGAATCTGCATACGCAGCGATCGCAACAAGCCTCTCGAGGAAGATCGACAGAACGTCGTCGCGATCGTAGAGAACGTCATGAGAAACGTTTCCGCCCTGGTCGGATCGACCTATGCGAACGAGGCGAACGAGTGGTTTGACTCGCTTCTCGGTCTGGACGCGTCTAGCCTTCGCGTCCACGCCGAGGCGAGCAGCCGAGAATGGATCGACAAACTCCTGAAGGGTGAAAAGCCATGA
- a CDS encoding DNA-methyltransferase — protein MASSAAALLSKSTESWKPAKRPELPIKPYYSSGGITLYHADCRHVLPYLDNFDLLLTDPPYGIRADNCGGRKQAKKGKGTWRDYGDTDWDRERPPASCFNLMMERCKHQIIWGGNYFSDMLTPSMRWLVWDKGQRNFSLADCEFAWTNFWKASRIFTYHRAKANRDHRVHPTQKPLALIEWCIGFADGVRTVLDPFAGGGTTLVACKKLGIAATGIELNQVYCDSIVERLDETHRDPTVGIK, from the coding sequence ATGGCATCGTCTGCCGCTGCTTTGTTGTCTAAGTCCACCGAGAGTTGGAAGCCTGCCAAGCGTCCTGAACTTCCCATCAAGCCCTATTACTCGTCAGGTGGTATCACGCTCTACCATGCTGATTGTCGTCACGTCCTTCCCTACCTCGACAACTTCGATCTACTCCTCACCGATCCACCCTATGGCATTCGAGCTGACAACTGCGGTGGCAGGAAGCAAGCGAAGAAGGGGAAGGGGACATGGAGAGACTATGGAGACACGGACTGGGACCGCGAACGGCCGCCAGCATCTTGCTTCAATCTCATGATGGAACGGTGCAAGCATCAGATCATTTGGGGAGGCAATTACTTTAGCGACATGCTCACACCTTCAATGCGTTGGTTGGTATGGGACAAAGGTCAGAGGAACTTCTCCCTCGCGGACTGTGAGTTTGCATGGACAAACTTTTGGAAGGCGTCACGGATCTTCACCTACCATCGAGCGAAAGCCAATAGAGATCATCGCGTTCATCCAACTCAGAAACCTTTAGCGTTGATCGAATGGTGTATTGGATTCGCTGATGGTGTTCGAACCGTATTGGACCCATTCGCGGGAGGGGGAACAACACTTGTTGCCTGCAAGAAGTTGGGGATTGCAGCCACCGGTATCGAACTCAATCAAGTCTACTGCGACAGCATTGTCGAGAGGCTTGATGAGACACATCGCGATCCCACTGTCGGGATTAAATGA
- a CDS encoding P27 family phage terminase small subunit, with the protein MAKKIAKKSTPSKVAKKSQPIRQVPSPAGFDLCPIGIAYWERIAPQLVEINLLTELHLETFAELCRTYGEYRTLTKWLIDDPSRATFTSESGYESESPQVRMREKALATLQKLWPKFGLHPFSLAQMRKHGGIPSNKGAAIQAFAHRKYDR; encoded by the coding sequence ATGGCCAAGAAAATCGCCAAGAAGTCGACGCCTTCCAAAGTCGCAAAAAAGTCCCAGCCAATCAGACAGGTCCCTAGCCCTGCAGGCTTTGATCTATGCCCAATCGGTATTGCTTATTGGGAACGGATCGCCCCACAACTCGTTGAAATCAACTTGCTCACGGAACTACATCTCGAAACGTTTGCCGAATTGTGCAGGACCTACGGAGAGTATCGCACCCTGACAAAGTGGCTCATCGATGATCCTTCGAGGGCGACCTTCACATCCGAGAGTGGATACGAGTCCGAGTCTCCCCAAGTTCGAATGAGAGAAAAGGCCCTTGCAACGCTGCAAAAGCTCTGGCCCAAATTCGGTCTTCATCCATTTAGCCTCGCACAAATGCGAAAGCATGGCGGTATTCCTTCTAACAAGGGCGCCGCCATCCAAGCATTCGCCCATAGAAAGTACGATCGGTGA
- a CDS encoding terminase large subunit, which yields MIGPKSQKPNSTNILSLRNKARREGWLKYLRQGAGEEADERAMLEGCVFDPRRADHWLEFAEQHGTLTEGAWAGQPFKLTPWQAVCSSQFFGWVKYSEEWGFWVRRYRMWYLELPKKNGKTPFLSLLGNYLLFADSVGFGGVMRQIALYLAATTKKQAQKCLMHAIRQIRNSPTLEEACKIKKLEGFYTVEYGDSTWEVIAADPASADGVNGHCLADEFHRWKGFEFYNALKWMLASQPEGAFIACTTAGEEGENVCKYTHDHAVDVNCGRVIDETFLGTVYGLSQDDDPHDEENWRKANPSLGTDRDSPLKLSTFRADYLAAKDDPSTWSDFKRLRLGIWATSSNSWIASSLPRGLQDWDAGPTERKNAKKRIDCYRNYDDDYLKKIDAVSSSLGLDLASIRDTVSAALSIEDQNGIVWTRMWFWLPEAEARKQAKQINYLRWSEQGFIKLTPGRSIDYPILTADLVEIIRTFHVNEFYYDPHQAEHITQELEAATEAERVEFSQQIIHYGPVVQECERRIIAQRIRHNGNAVMTWQMGNAVAITNTNGFKRLVKNKKGGIQKVDGPQALLMSLQTVASRGVEVDDDGEDDVFTLD from the coding sequence GTGATCGGTCCTAAAAGCCAAAAGCCGAACAGCACAAACATTCTATCTCTTCGCAATAAAGCACGGCGAGAAGGATGGCTCAAGTACTTGCGCCAGGGCGCTGGGGAGGAAGCCGACGAACGAGCAATGCTCGAAGGTTGCGTATTCGATCCTCGTCGGGCCGATCATTGGCTTGAATTCGCAGAACAACATGGCACATTGACGGAAGGGGCCTGGGCCGGACAACCGTTCAAGCTCACCCCGTGGCAAGCCGTGTGCTCCTCGCAATTCTTCGGCTGGGTCAAATACAGCGAGGAGTGGGGCTTCTGGGTCCGCCGGTATCGAATGTGGTACCTCGAACTTCCGAAGAAGAACGGCAAGACTCCATTCCTTTCGTTGCTCGGAAACTATTTGCTGTTCGCGGATTCGGTCGGATTCGGCGGGGTGATGCGTCAGATCGCTTTGTACCTTGCAGCGACAACGAAAAAGCAGGCACAGAAGTGCTTGATGCATGCCATTCGGCAGATTCGCAACAGCCCAACACTCGAAGAAGCTTGCAAGATCAAGAAGCTTGAGGGCTTTTACACCGTTGAGTATGGAGACTCTACGTGGGAAGTCATAGCTGCGGATCCAGCATCGGCAGACGGCGTGAACGGCCATTGCCTAGCGGACGAGTTTCACCGGTGGAAAGGATTCGAGTTTTACAACGCATTGAAGTGGATGCTTGCTTCGCAGCCGGAGGGCGCATTCATCGCCTGTACTACCGCTGGGGAAGAAGGCGAAAACGTTTGCAAATACACACACGACCATGCGGTCGACGTGAATTGTGGTCGCGTGATCGATGAAACGTTTCTCGGTACTGTTTATGGACTGAGCCAAGACGATGACCCACATGATGAAGAGAACTGGAGGAAGGCGAACCCTTCGCTCGGTACCGACAGAGATTCCCCGCTCAAACTAAGTACCTTCCGCGCCGACTACCTAGCCGCGAAGGACGATCCATCGACATGGTCGGATTTCAAACGATTGCGGCTCGGTATTTGGGCGACTTCTTCCAATAGTTGGATTGCTTCGTCTCTCCCACGCGGCCTGCAGGATTGGGATGCTGGGCCAACGGAGCGAAAGAACGCAAAGAAGCGTATCGATTGCTACAGGAACTACGATGATGATTACCTCAAGAAAATCGACGCTGTCAGTAGTTCGTTGGGACTCGACTTAGCGTCGATTCGAGATACGGTTTCCGCTGCGTTATCCATTGAAGATCAGAACGGAATCGTTTGGACAAGGATGTGGTTTTGGCTGCCGGAGGCAGAAGCTAGGAAGCAAGCGAAGCAAATCAACTACTTACGATGGTCAGAGCAAGGGTTCATTAAGCTCACTCCCGGTAGATCGATCGACTATCCCATTCTGACCGCGGATCTCGTAGAGATCATTCGAACGTTTCACGTAAACGAGTTCTATTACGATCCGCATCAAGCGGAGCACATAACTCAGGAGCTCGAAGCCGCGACCGAGGCTGAACGTGTCGAGTTCTCGCAACAGATCATTCATTACGGTCCCGTCGTCCAAGAATGCGAACGTCGCATTATCGCACAGCGAATACGCCACAACGGAAATGCCGTGATGACTTGGCAGATGGGAAATGCAGTTGCGATCACCAACACCAACGGGTTCAAGCGATTGGTGAAGAACAAAAAAGGGGGCATTCAAAAAGTGGATGGACCTCAAGCACTGCTCATGTCGTTGCAAACAGTAGCAAGTCGCGGAGTCGAAGTCGATGACGACGGCGAAGACGACGTCTTTACTTTGGATTAA
- a CDS encoding HNH endonuclease signature motif containing protein, which yields MECAKDDRYIASTVVDHITPHRGDEVLFWARWNWQALCKRCHDSKTARGE from the coding sequence GTGGAGTGCGCTAAAGACGATCGCTACATCGCTTCAACAGTTGTCGACCACATAACTCCGCATCGTGGCGACGAAGTTCTGTTCTGGGCCCGATGGAATTGGCAAGCACTCTGCAAGCGATGCCACGACAGCAAGACCGCACGAGGTGAATAG
- a CDS encoding ParB/RepB/Spo0J family partition protein, with the protein MASTTAKRKTTKPTTNKSIQPRWEEVSGSEQLHELTQANEIQDIPLSKIRPHANNRKLWNDNSIDELAESIRELGQLEPATVRATNDPQYPYELLSGERRFRALGKLGKSSIRATIVSEETPDALVRMAAANSNRRDLDPIERAELIVLLMQPIEKGGSGLDRLAAGKAVGFQSESGTKNALRMLRLPKSIRDMVKNGKLSERAARKLIPFVDYDDFMREIESELRDDDSRADLIAEDGWPYWLTRLFDQHTRPMDEREISTGNLVHGYWGRHKMLFTPTEEQMVMLAPATFSDNGEKMIVTFNCDLWDKLQTPFVKKIFEKGNRLPNRKASATEPEKPLSPEDKATEESLKRIEANKRLKDYSAKWVCMALRLQLTQSALGADMMTTFPFVLRAYLYSNRFDHLADWAFAECDIETKPISGPWGPPTKMPITANTTAMVSMWRLMLWPVSSKERSHEGLAAKGNLPDLDKLPHIQDHLVKALAKRCSVGMLDFWRDAEHEDGPQKRLLGVWLGRHTTEQLLKLCKELKLQPSVSKKSELVEFVLSSHQSKKSLPIPKAISC; encoded by the coding sequence ATGGCATCCACGACAGCAAAACGCAAGACAACCAAGCCGACCACAAACAAAAGCATCCAACCCCGGTGGGAGGAAGTTTCCGGATCCGAACAGCTGCACGAGCTCACCCAAGCGAATGAAATCCAAGACATACCGTTGTCGAAGATTCGGCCGCATGCGAACAACCGCAAGCTGTGGAATGATAACTCGATCGACGAGCTCGCCGAGTCGATACGCGAACTCGGACAGCTGGAACCAGCGACAGTGCGAGCTACGAATGATCCGCAGTATCCATACGAACTGCTGAGTGGCGAGCGACGATTTCGAGCGCTAGGCAAGCTTGGCAAATCATCAATCAGAGCGACGATCGTTTCCGAGGAAACGCCAGACGCCTTGGTGCGCATGGCAGCCGCAAACAGCAACCGTCGTGACCTGGATCCAATCGAAAGGGCAGAGCTTATCGTCCTGCTCATGCAACCTATCGAAAAGGGCGGCTCCGGGCTCGATAGACTCGCCGCAGGCAAAGCCGTAGGTTTTCAAAGCGAGAGTGGAACCAAGAATGCACTCCGAATGCTTCGGCTTCCGAAGTCGATCCGTGACATGGTCAAGAACGGAAAGCTAAGCGAACGAGCTGCTCGAAAGTTGATTCCATTCGTCGACTATGACGACTTCATGCGTGAAATTGAATCAGAATTGCGGGACGACGATTCAAGGGCTGATCTCATCGCGGAAGATGGTTGGCCCTATTGGCTCACGCGACTGTTCGATCAACACACGCGGCCGATGGATGAACGCGAGATATCAACGGGAAATCTCGTCCACGGGTACTGGGGGCGTCACAAGATGCTCTTCACTCCAACTGAAGAGCAAATGGTGATGCTGGCTCCAGCGACGTTCAGCGACAACGGCGAGAAGATGATCGTCACATTCAATTGCGACCTTTGGGACAAACTACAAACGCCTTTTGTGAAGAAAATCTTCGAGAAGGGAAACCGACTCCCCAATCGTAAGGCATCCGCGACCGAACCAGAGAAGCCCCTTTCACCGGAGGACAAGGCTACAGAAGAGAGCTTGAAGAGGATCGAAGCGAACAAGCGACTGAAGGACTACTCGGCAAAATGGGTGTGCATGGCACTTCGGCTGCAACTCACTCAAAGCGCCCTAGGGGCGGACATGATGACAACGTTTCCGTTCGTGCTCCGGGCGTACCTTTACTCAAACCGATTCGATCACCTCGCTGATTGGGCGTTTGCCGAATGTGACATTGAAACAAAGCCCATAAGCGGCCCCTGGGGACCACCCACAAAGATGCCCATTACCGCCAACACGACAGCCATGGTTTCGATGTGGAGGCTCATGCTTTGGCCGGTGAGTTCGAAAGAGCGATCGCATGAGGGACTGGCAGCGAAAGGGAATCTCCCTGATCTCGACAAGCTTCCGCACATTCAGGATCACCTTGTGAAGGCACTCGCCAAAAGATGCTCGGTGGGCATGTTGGACTTCTGGCGAGACGCTGAGCATGAGGATGGCCCACAAAAGCGACTCCTCGGAGTATGGCTCGGCCGACATACCACTGAGCAGCTGCTGAAGCTTTGCAAAGAGCTAAAACTTCAGCCTTCGGTGTCTAAGAAATCGGAGCTGGTGGAATTCGTGTTGAGCTCGCATCAATCCAAGAAGTCTCTACCGATTCCAAAGGCAATTTCATGTTGA
- a CDS encoding fatty acid desaturase CarF family protein, giving the protein MVFVTELLVAWLLADFLSGVWHWIEDRYFEESWPIIGKYIAKPNTLHHAQPAAFLQNGYWTRNWTTILPAAIAFALYPSWVFVFVSQANEIHAWAHQICSSFIRMLQEVGLLQSPRHHGEHHRSPFEVRYCVMSDWLNPFLDAIEFWRWCEYLLSPFIRVKDDRTA; this is encoded by the coding sequence ATGGTTTTCGTAACCGAGCTTTTGGTAGCTTGGTTGCTCGCTGATTTTCTCTCGGGTGTCTGGCATTGGATCGAGGATCGATACTTCGAAGAATCGTGGCCGATCATTGGCAAGTACATTGCCAAGCCCAACACCCTGCATCACGCACAACCAGCTGCATTTCTTCAGAATGGCTATTGGACACGGAATTGGACAACCATCCTTCCGGCCGCAATCGCATTCGCACTTTACCCCTCGTGGGTGTTCGTATTCGTTTCACAAGCAAACGAGATTCATGCTTGGGCTCACCAAATATGCAGCTCATTCATTCGCATGCTTCAAGAGGTCGGTTTGCTTCAGAGTCCTCGCCATCATGGTGAACATCATCGGAGCCCGTTCGAAGTCCGATATTGTGTCATGTCGGATTGGTTGAATCCATTCCTTGATGCGATTGAGTTTTGGCGATGGTGTGAATACTTGCTCAGCCCTTTCATACGTGTGAAAGACGATAGGACAGCATGA
- a CDS encoding HK97 family phage prohead protease — protein sequence MMHHRRFSVPNMKSTERRLVIQKRNATSDSNVIRGYGAVFYNESDPQTEYWLWDDLVERIMPGAFDRVIKEGQDVRCLFNHDMNYVLGRTLSGTCRINTDGVGLYYECDESTNDPQWQSVAEKLTHGDVTGSSFSFYPSATIWETIKAEGKTFDVRWIKEIGVCYDVGPVTFPAYNAATSSRSICPQERTSLLGERNEFWRSRDDVSVRLRELEKWE from the coding sequence ATGATGCACCATAGACGATTCTCTGTGCCAAATATGAAATCAACCGAACGTCGGTTGGTGATTCAGAAGCGTAACGCCACTAGTGACTCGAATGTTATTCGGGGTTACGGCGCCGTGTTTTATAACGAGTCGGATCCTCAAACTGAGTATTGGCTTTGGGATGATTTGGTGGAGAGGATCATGCCAGGAGCCTTTGACCGTGTCATCAAGGAAGGCCAGGATGTGCGGTGCTTGTTCAATCACGATATGAACTACGTCTTAGGCCGAACGCTTTCGGGCACGTGCCGTATCAACACCGACGGGGTCGGACTGTACTACGAGTGCGACGAATCGACGAACGATCCGCAGTGGCAAAGCGTGGCCGAAAAGCTAACACATGGCGATGTGACCGGATCTAGCTTCTCGTTCTATCCATCGGCCACCATCTGGGAAACGATCAAGGCCGAAGGAAAGACCTTCGATGTTCGATGGATCAAGGAAATTGGAGTCTGCTATGACGTTGGTCCCGTAACCTTTCCCGCATACAACGCTGCGACGTCGAGTCGATCGATTTGTCCACAAGAGCGAACCTCCCTACTCGGAGAACGAAACGAGTTCTGGCGATCCCGTGACGACGTGTCGGTAAGATTAAGGGAGCTTGAGAAATGGGAGTAA
- a CDS encoding helix-turn-helix domain-containing protein, with protein sequence MIDKSFNEITGSDIQRLVDERVPESRILDYKECINFKSIDEKLEFLKDLSSLANSIGGYLIYGVSEERSKEGKPTGLPKETVGVNVSEADSIIQQLESIARDGIEPRLPDLHFRAVAINSTSSVILARVGESWFKPHYVSYKASSRFFIRTSCGKMPLDFQEVKNLVIGSEELPNRIRSFRNERISKVLSGETLLPISEKSPIVVFHIVPVSSFRMKQEVDFTKFSTNLQLLPTATGMQHFCRMNLDGLARYEVGGTDSRLYGQVQLFRFGAVEFVDAFTIADSDSIPQRIVPENEIEKNLLTWMKSSFNMFKTLDIEGRCFCFLSILNVDGYRLGDTRSISLGLNFTTDRRHLFIPELEVDIADRCESAVKPLFDAFWQCFGFSQSKNFDGAGESLWKFY encoded by the coding sequence GTGATCGACAAGAGTTTCAATGAAATCACCGGTTCTGATATTCAACGACTCGTCGACGAAAGAGTTCCAGAGTCACGGATTCTAGACTACAAGGAGTGCATCAATTTCAAGTCAATTGACGAGAAGTTGGAGTTTCTAAAAGACCTGTCTTCATTAGCGAACTCCATCGGGGGATATCTGATTTACGGTGTGTCAGAAGAAAGATCAAAAGAAGGTAAACCAACTGGACTCCCGAAAGAAACTGTTGGCGTGAACGTTTCAGAGGCCGATAGCATTATCCAACAACTTGAGAGCATCGCGCGAGACGGGATCGAACCTCGTCTGCCCGATCTGCATTTTCGGGCGGTTGCGATAAATTCAACGAGTTCTGTCATTCTTGCCCGTGTAGGTGAAAGCTGGTTTAAACCCCACTATGTATCCTACAAAGCGAGCAGCAGATTCTTCATTCGTACGAGTTGCGGCAAGATGCCACTAGATTTCCAAGAGGTAAAAAACCTAGTTATTGGCTCGGAGGAACTTCCAAACCGTATTCGGTCTTTCAGGAACGAAAGGATATCTAAAGTCCTGTCCGGAGAAACATTACTGCCGATCAGCGAGAAGTCACCAATCGTCGTCTTTCACATAGTTCCCGTTAGTTCATTCAGAATGAAGCAGGAGGTCGACTTTACCAAGTTCTCGACCAATCTACAACTTCTGCCGACCGCTACGGGAATGCAACACTTCTGCCGCATGAATCTCGACGGTTTAGCACGATACGAAGTCGGTGGGACGGACTCCAGGCTTTATGGGCAGGTACAGCTCTTTCGTTTTGGAGCTGTCGAGTTCGTTGATGCATTTACAATCGCGGACAGCGACAGCATCCCACAGCGAATTGTTCCGGAAAACGAAATCGAAAAGAATCTACTAACTTGGATGAAGAGCTCCTTCAACATGTTTAAGACTCTTGACATAGAAGGTAGGTGCTTCTGCTTTTTATCAATCTTGAATGTAGACGGGTATCGTCTTGGCGATACACGTAGCATTAGCTTAGGCCTTAACTTCACTACAGACAGAAGGCACTTGTTCATTCCAGAGCTTGAAGTGGACATTGCGGATCGTTGCGAATCAGCGGTAAAGCCTCTCTTCGACGCGTTTTGGCAATGCTTTGGTTTTTCTCAGTCTAAAAATTTCGATGGTGCTGGAGAATCGCTTTGGAAGTTTTACTAG
- a CDS encoding trypsin-like peptidase domain-containing protein, which produces MLRAAVIGAIVLMASTAFGQRRVVDCPTGKCPLVAAPPATVSSGAAVTIATLNTEDSKDLSSSNQIRSEVASAGGGDPFEQVIRATVRVTVSGVCGSGTVVGRDKSGRALILTNAHVAGTTKGRTVNVERWETNGRSEKSTASIIASGYGRGMSLDFAVLRAADGFAGDVKPVPMANRQPDTSTLITTYGCPRCEWPSLQVLRLNRSEGQILTWHPEAIGGRSGSSVIDYTANGPEVVGLLTWGGGGEGLGQSMPFVLNALQGRLPKALESLPPYAKEVSDSAETRFVRTAWPTQDIEPGDEDLLENVTGGKLGRKPPKENPPAEPDTGILNRNPDRPVVQWMGSMFLFALAFGFGLFNGAILGFVFKERISKWFS; this is translated from the coding sequence ATGCTGCGCGCTGCAGTAATCGGTGCAATCGTTCTGATGGCATCAACGGCCTTTGGCCAACGACGAGTGGTGGATTGCCCGACGGGAAAATGCCCACTTGTTGCGGCTCCGCCCGCCACCGTCAGCAGCGGAGCTGCGGTCACGATCGCCACGCTCAATACGGAAGATTCCAAAGACTTGTCCAGTTCGAATCAGATTCGCTCCGAGGTAGCGAGCGCTGGGGGAGGCGATCCCTTCGAGCAAGTGATCAGGGCAACGGTCCGCGTGACAGTCAGCGGTGTTTGCGGGAGTGGAACCGTAGTGGGACGGGACAAGTCCGGGCGGGCTTTGATCCTAACTAACGCCCACGTTGCTGGCACCACGAAGGGACGGACTGTCAATGTTGAACGTTGGGAAACCAACGGAAGGAGCGAGAAGAGCACCGCATCGATCATTGCCAGCGGATACGGCCGCGGAATGTCGTTGGACTTTGCAGTACTCCGAGCGGCCGATGGATTCGCTGGTGACGTTAAACCCGTACCCATGGCGAATCGGCAGCCGGACACAAGCACTCTGATCACAACTTACGGATGCCCGCGGTGTGAATGGCCATCGCTGCAAGTACTCCGACTGAATCGATCGGAGGGACAGATTCTCACTTGGCACCCCGAAGCCATTGGCGGCCGATCCGGATCGAGCGTGATCGATTACACGGCAAATGGCCCGGAGGTCGTTGGTCTCCTCACGTGGGGTGGTGGCGGGGAAGGCTTAGGTCAATCCATGCCTTTCGTCTTGAATGCTCTCCAAGGTCGATTGCCAAAAGCTCTCGAGTCTCTGCCACCCTATGCGAAAGAGGTGAGCGATTCCGCGGAAACGCGTTTCGTTCGAACCGCCTGGCCGACGCAGGACATTGAGCCAGGCGACGAGGATCTCCTCGAGAACGTAACGGGTGGCAAACTCGGGAGGAAGCCCCCAAAGGAAAATCCTCCTGCCGAACCGGACACTGGAATCCTGAATCGCAACCCGGATCGCCCTGTGGTTCAATGGATGGGAAGCATGTTTCTATTCGCCCTGGCATTCGGGTTCGGACTCTTCAACGGTGCGATACTAGGCTTCGTCTTCAAGGAGAGAATCAGCAAATGGTTTTCGTAA
- a CDS encoding helix-turn-helix domain-containing protein, with translation MFRYIATTPLALCILLAGFLNVRSRQWQRFKAGLQRKQLSQLDRIRVVAAYRAGGRSVDIARQFGIHRATVWRISRVLTKRKR, from the coding sequence GTGTTTAGGTACATTGCAACCACTCCCCTCGCCCTTTGTATACTCCTCGCCGGATTCTTAAACGTGAGATCTCGTCAGTGGCAAAGGTTCAAGGCTGGGCTACAACGTAAACAGCTCAGCCAGCTCGATCGGATTCGAGTCGTCGCAGCCTACAGGGCTGGCGGACGATCGGTCGACATCGCAAGACAATTCGGTATACACCGCGCCACGGTCTGGAGAATCTCAAGGGTTCTTACGAAACGAAAGAGGTGA